The Sorangiineae bacterium MSr11367 genome window below encodes:
- a CDS encoding glutathione S-transferase family protein, whose product MGMLIDGTWHFDGGVIPVGPGGSFVRPETSFRHWITRDGVAGPSGEAGFPAEAGRYHLYVSLACPWASRTLIYRSLKGLTRMIGLSITHWLWAEQGWTFSPGEGVVPDSRNGASFLHQLYTRAHATYSGRASVPVLWDTHRNTIVSNESADIIRMFNSAFDGVGAAAGDYYPEPLRAEIDAINDRVYATLNNGVYKAGFAVTQHAYEAAVAPLFETLDWLDARLRNRRFLVADTPMECDWRLFTTLIRFDAVYYGHFKCNLRRLSDYLHLSAYTRDLFQWPGVAETVDMNHIKRHYYMSHKKVNPTGIVPVGPLYDFGAPHGRSDLAL is encoded by the coding sequence ATGGGTATGCTGATCGATGGGACGTGGCACTTCGACGGTGGGGTCATCCCCGTCGGGCCTGGCGGTAGTTTCGTCCGACCGGAGACGAGCTTCCGCCATTGGATCACGCGCGACGGCGTGGCGGGGCCTTCGGGCGAGGCAGGTTTCCCCGCCGAGGCGGGGAGGTACCATCTCTATGTGTCGCTGGCCTGTCCCTGGGCAAGTCGCACCCTGATCTACCGCTCGCTGAAGGGCCTCACACGGATGATCGGTCTCTCGATCACGCACTGGCTCTGGGCCGAGCAGGGGTGGACCTTCTCGCCGGGGGAGGGCGTGGTGCCCGATTCGCGGAACGGCGCGTCGTTCCTGCACCAGCTTTATACGCGCGCCCATGCGACCTACAGCGGTCGCGCGAGCGTGCCCGTTCTATGGGACACCCACCGGAACACGATCGTCAGCAACGAATCGGCGGACATCATCCGCATGTTCAACAGCGCCTTCGACGGCGTTGGCGCGGCGGCGGGCGACTACTACCCCGAGCCCTTGCGTGCGGAGATCGACGCCATCAACGACCGCGTGTACGCCACGCTGAACAACGGCGTGTACAAGGCGGGCTTCGCCGTCACGCAGCACGCCTACGAAGCGGCTGTCGCGCCGTTGTTCGAGACACTCGACTGGCTCGACGCGCGCCTTCGAAACCGCCGCTTTCTCGTGGCCGATACCCCCATGGAGTGCGATTGGCGACTCTTCACCACCTTGATCCGATTCGATGCGGTGTACTACGGCCATTTCAAGTGCAACCTGCGCCGTCTTTCCGACTACCTGCATCTGTCCGCTTACACCCGCGACCTTTTCCAGTGGCCCGGTGTGGCTGAGACCGTCGATATGAATCACATCAAACGGCACTATTATATGAGTCACAAAAAAGTGAACCCCACCGGGATCGTCCCCGTGGGACCGCTGTACGATTTTGGCGCGCCGCACGGCCGCTCTGATCTAGCCCTATAG
- a CDS encoding ferritin-like domain-containing protein, which translates to MATMVGTQKDLVSLLNQLLELDYDAIEAYKAAIARLKDTADRAQLASYMHDHERHIRELGDEIVAMGARPSNGPDMKQVLTKGKVVLSALIGDRLILIAMRTNENDTNTAYERAVDRTDLPQHLRAILERNLTDERRHRAWLAQRIEVLNAAAHP; encoded by the coding sequence ATGGCAACGATGGTGGGAACTCAGAAGGACCTGGTGTCCTTGCTTAACCAACTTCTCGAGCTCGACTACGATGCAATCGAAGCGTACAAGGCCGCCATCGCGCGCTTGAAGGACACCGCGGACAGGGCACAGCTCGCATCGTACATGCACGATCACGAGCGCCATATCCGCGAACTCGGCGATGAGATCGTGGCCATGGGCGCACGCCCCTCCAATGGGCCCGACATGAAGCAGGTGCTCACCAAGGGCAAGGTCGTCTTGAGCGCGCTCATCGGCGATCGATTGATCCTCATCGCGATGAGGACCAACGAGAACGATACGAACACCGCCTACGAGCGTGCGGTGGACCGGACCGATCTTCCGCAGCATCTGCGGGCCATCCTCGAGCGAAACCTCACGGACGAGCGGCGGCATCGGGCGTGGCTTGCCCAGCGGATCGAGGTGCTGAACGCGGCCGCGCATCCTTAG
- a CDS encoding EamA family transporter produces MKTRATRWGCVAIGLWATLAWLSTSARRLPPFQLLAMTFAVATALGFARMALFGGANAWTSAFRQPRRVWLVGVGGLFGFHAFYFVALAKAPAVHVSLIAYLWPLLIVVLSGARSARALTGAAMGLCGVVLLVAARGGLHAGVRPEHAAGYLAALACAFTWAGYSVSNRRFVTVPVDTVTGFCLVTALLGGAVHAATETTLVPTPHEIASAVALGLGPVGAAFFLWDHGTKHGDLPLLGVLSYATPLLSTLLLIATGAARVSWSIALACLFIAGGAWLASSKDARPRSAPRSAGQATPDAAARP; encoded by the coding sequence ATGAAGACGCGCGCGACGCGATGGGGATGCGTGGCCATCGGCCTTTGGGCCACCTTGGCGTGGCTCAGCACGTCGGCGCGCCGCCTGCCGCCGTTTCAGCTTTTGGCGATGACCTTCGCCGTGGCGACCGCGCTCGGTTTCGCGCGCATGGCGCTCTTCGGCGGCGCGAACGCATGGACGAGCGCCTTTCGCCAGCCGCGGCGCGTGTGGCTCGTGGGCGTGGGCGGCCTCTTCGGCTTTCACGCCTTCTACTTCGTCGCCCTGGCCAAGGCGCCCGCGGTGCACGTGAGCCTCATCGCCTACCTCTGGCCGCTGCTCATCGTCGTCCTGTCCGGCGCGCGAAGTGCGCGCGCGCTCACCGGTGCGGCCATGGGACTCTGTGGCGTGGTCCTTCTCGTCGCGGCCCGCGGCGGCCTTCACGCCGGCGTCCGCCCCGAGCATGCCGCAGGCTACCTCGCCGCACTCGCCTGCGCCTTCACCTGGGCAGGCTACTCCGTCTCGAACCGCCGCTTCGTCACCGTGCCGGTCGACACGGTGACGGGCTTCTGCCTGGTGACCGCCCTTCTCGGCGGCGCCGTTCATGCGGCCACGGAGACGACCCTCGTTCCGACACCGCACGAGATCGCGTCGGCGGTGGCCTTGGGCCTCGGCCCCGTGGGCGCCGCCTTTTTTCTATGGGATCACGGCACGAAGCATGGCGACCTGCCGCTGCTCGGCGTTCTCTCTTATGCGACGCCGCTCCTGTCCACGCTTCTCTTGATCGCCACCGGCGCGGCGCGTGTTTCGTGGAGCATCGCCCTGGCGTGCCTCTTCATTGCGGGCGGTGCGTGGTTGGCCTCCTCTAAGGATGCGCGGCCGCGTTCAGCACCTCGATCCGCTGGGCAAGCCACGCCCGATGCCGCCGCTCGTCCGTGA
- a CDS encoding AraC family transcriptional regulator, translating into MLLPHLSVRCYPHQSARHQHAWHQLIVPIEGALGIAVGHREDRLDRFRGALIAPGEWHAFQGIGDNRFLVLDVGEDSMREMPAVARWLGRGAAAHYFAVEATVQHLARGLLPLLERTARERPADRLQQHGAGLLLLALSELHDGSAQRMPERLRRAVDFIHRHYAGPIRVADIAAAASLGASQMHALFRSVYGMTPMDYVAERRLDGAERLLAERALPIAEIALRCGYADQASLTRAMRARRGTTPGAFRQSGTKTP; encoded by the coding sequence ATGCTGCTCCCGCATCTTTCCGTGCGCTGCTACCCGCACCAGAGTGCGCGGCACCAGCACGCGTGGCACCAGCTCATCGTCCCCATCGAGGGGGCGCTGGGCATCGCCGTTGGGCATCGGGAAGATCGCTTGGACCGGTTCCGCGGGGCGCTCATCGCGCCGGGAGAGTGGCACGCGTTTCAGGGCATCGGCGACAACCGCTTCCTCGTGCTCGACGTGGGCGAGGACAGCATGCGCGAGATGCCCGCGGTGGCGCGCTGGCTCGGGCGCGGTGCGGCCGCGCACTATTTTGCCGTCGAGGCGACGGTGCAGCACCTTGCGCGCGGACTGCTTCCTCTTCTGGAGCGCACCGCCCGCGAGCGGCCCGCGGATCGCCTGCAGCAGCACGGCGCAGGGTTGCTCTTGTTGGCGCTGTCCGAGCTTCACGACGGGAGCGCACAGCGGATGCCCGAGCGCCTTCGCCGCGCGGTCGATTTCATCCATCGCCACTACGCCGGTCCCATTCGGGTGGCGGACATCGCCGCGGCGGCATCGCTGGGCGCGAGCCAGATGCACGCGCTCTTTCGGTCCGTCTACGGCATGACGCCCATGGATTACGTGGCCGAGCGGCGCCTCGATGGCGCCGAACGGCTCCTGGCCGAGCGCGCCCTCCCCATCGCTGAAATCGCTCTGCGGTGCGGATACGCGGACCAAGCGAGCCTCACGCGTGCGATGCGTGCGCGCCGTGGCACCACGCCCGGTGCGTTTCGGCAGTCTGGAACAAAGACGCCGTAG
- a CDS encoding zinc-ribbon domain-containing protein yields the protein MAVSSYELVEDVDLGTLVRLPENEVRTMLAGIEPARKRLGRRWYRWADIHPYLTRTQIARARRLFREHGMKVRTSKQWVAGYPRLMAEWHPTKNGDIVPWKVSYGSQKRIWWKCPKGPDHEWHAMPKSRTGKLPAGCPFCTGKKVSVTNRLSIHAPEIAAQWHPKKNGKHSPDDFVVGSKFKAWWKCPKAPAHEWQSFIVDRTTVSPNCPFCVNRRISIDRSIAVLAPDLARQWHPTKNGKLSAKDVGPWSNDPVWWRCERDATHVWEAPPNQRFRAKNRCPFCINRRTAANNALLTLAPHLAAEWHPTKNVGRALSDVRATAVYKVWWKCPNGPDHQWRATVLDRYKKGSKCPFCREWRLSVTNSLAVKHPQLAVEWHPRLNRSSLPSLVTGKSRKKVWWQCRRNKAHVWYVSPYRRLEGESGCPHCVWSLPPGPLRSIQRAAPQAGAPHVRAPQARSGTQRPTPPPRKRPQPEASF from the coding sequence ATGGCGGTTTCGTCGTACGAATTGGTGGAAGACGTCGACCTCGGCACGCTCGTCCGACTGCCCGAGAACGAAGTGCGAACCATGCTCGCCGGCATCGAGCCCGCGCGAAAGAGGCTCGGACGCCGCTGGTACCGGTGGGCGGACATTCACCCGTACCTGACGCGCACGCAGATTGCGCGGGCGCGGCGGCTCTTTCGTGAACACGGGATGAAGGTGCGCACGTCGAAGCAATGGGTCGCCGGTTATCCGCGGCTCATGGCCGAGTGGCACCCCACGAAAAACGGAGACATCGTTCCGTGGAAGGTGAGCTACGGCTCGCAGAAGCGCATTTGGTGGAAGTGCCCCAAAGGCCCCGACCACGAGTGGCACGCGATGCCCAAGTCGCGCACCGGCAAGCTCCCCGCGGGGTGCCCATTCTGCACCGGCAAGAAAGTTTCGGTGACGAACCGCCTGTCCATCCACGCGCCGGAAATCGCGGCGCAGTGGCACCCGAAGAAGAACGGCAAGCACTCGCCGGACGACTTCGTGGTGGGCTCCAAGTTCAAGGCGTGGTGGAAGTGCCCCAAGGCCCCCGCGCACGAATGGCAGTCGTTCATCGTCGACCGCACGACGGTCTCACCGAACTGCCCCTTTTGCGTGAACCGGCGCATCTCCATCGATCGATCCATCGCGGTCCTGGCGCCCGATCTCGCACGCCAGTGGCATCCGACGAAGAACGGGAAGCTCTCGGCCAAGGACGTCGGGCCCTGGTCGAACGATCCCGTGTGGTGGCGTTGTGAGCGGGATGCCACCCATGTCTGGGAGGCCCCGCCGAACCAGCGGTTCCGTGCCAAGAACCGCTGCCCGTTCTGCATCAACCGGCGAACGGCGGCGAACAATGCGCTTCTCACCTTGGCGCCGCACCTGGCCGCCGAGTGGCATCCGACGAAGAACGTCGGCCGTGCGCTGTCCGACGTGCGCGCCACCGCCGTGTACAAGGTGTGGTGGAAGTGCCCGAACGGTCCCGACCATCAATGGCGCGCGACCGTGCTCGATCGCTACAAGAAGGGCTCCAAGTGCCCGTTCTGCCGGGAGTGGCGTCTTTCGGTGACCAATTCGCTCGCGGTGAAGCATCCGCAGCTCGCGGTGGAATGGCATCCGCGCCTCAATCGCAGCTCGCTGCCGTCGCTGGTCACGGGCAAGTCGCGCAAGAAGGTGTGGTGGCAATGCCGGCGCAACAAGGCTCACGTTTGGTACGTGTCCCCGTACCGCCGGCTCGAAGGCGAATCGGGCTGCCCGCATTGCGTGTGGAGCCTGCCGCCCGGGCCGCTGCGATCCATCCAGCGAGCGGCCCCGCAAGCCGGAGCCCCGCACGTGAGAGCCCCGCAAGCGAGAAGTGGGACCCAAAGGCCGACGCCGCCTCCGCGAAAGCGTCCGCAGCCGGAGGCGAGCTTCTGA
- a CDS encoding GAF domain-containing protein, producing the protein MLPPLVLSLNRRRIDRLLRAAYAILTAMSEGIALPSLTSLDIRRGELLPESNRLERLDVALPQILAAVDGETDPIVIQATLSALLWETLPQTSWVGFYRRVAAQTLAVGPYQGPMGCLRIDFRRGVCGACARNNETQLVPDVRVFPDHIACDDATLSELVLPVRDGDGRVQAVLDLDARMLSGFSQAEATRLETLLSQAFPKSVLWPTWD; encoded by the coding sequence ATGCTTCCCCCCCTCGTGCTTTCCTTAAACCGGCGAAGAATAGACCGCCTCTTGCGCGCCGCCTATGCCATTCTCACAGCCATGAGCGAAGGCATTGCGCTGCCCTCTTTGACCTCTTTGGACATACGCCGCGGCGAACTCCTGCCCGAGTCGAACCGATTGGAGCGACTCGACGTTGCCCTCCCCCAGATTCTCGCCGCCGTCGACGGCGAGACGGACCCAATTGTGATCCAGGCAACATTATCGGCACTGTTATGGGAAACGCTACCCCAAACCAGCTGGGTCGGATTTTACCGACGTGTGGCTGCGCAGACCCTGGCGGTGGGTCCCTATCAGGGGCCGATGGGGTGCCTGCGCATCGACTTCCGTCGCGGCGTGTGCGGTGCTTGCGCCCGAAACAACGAGACGCAGCTCGTGCCCGACGTCCGGGTCTTTCCGGACCATATCGCCTGCGACGACGCCACCTTGTCCGAACTGGTGCTGCCCGTGCGCGACGGCGACGGCCGGGTTCAAGCGGTGCTCGATCTCGACGCACGCATGCTCTCCGGTTTTTCGCAAGCCGAGGCCACCCGCTTGGAAACACTTTTGTCGCAAGCGTTTCCCAAGTCCGTACTTTGGCCTACATGGGATTGA
- a CDS encoding DUF2974 domain-containing protein: protein MAICVLAAGGWKLLGKSVKSQVECAANMEGCGSGSGGGANGSGGSGGNSESSAATGPAGGPPQALAFTAADTPGGGSFGEQVSGQAPKPIDGTFADIAADVSRGTPGTGSIDGFTRLTDEQLQAAGIDPSSLRDPSSGFQAGIYRDANGNTVLAYSGSNDLKDWKTNFTQGLGFNDAQYNQAISLAKDAKAAFGDDLVITGHSLGGGLAATGAIATGSPAVTFNASGVNDKTIQRLDLDPDAVRQQAENGQIRRYAVDGEILTNLQEKNIATRGVMPDALGHKITLPDPKPLSGIQKWIPGARTKHGIDLHLIGPVQDSIRKYPPW from the coding sequence GTGGCCATCTGTGTGTTGGCCGCGGGTGGCTGGAAGCTTCTTGGCAAGAGCGTCAAGTCGCAGGTCGAGTGTGCGGCCAACATGGAGGGCTGCGGAAGCGGCAGTGGGGGCGGTGCAAACGGCTCCGGAGGCTCGGGTGGGAACTCGGAGTCCTCGGCGGCAACAGGACCTGCGGGCGGGCCGCCGCAGGCCCTCGCGTTCACGGCCGCGGACACACCGGGCGGTGGATCGTTCGGCGAGCAAGTGAGTGGTCAAGCTCCGAAGCCCATCGACGGCACCTTCGCCGACATCGCGGCGGACGTGTCGCGAGGCACGCCCGGCACCGGGTCCATCGACGGCTTCACCCGGTTGACCGACGAGCAATTGCAGGCAGCAGGGATCGACCCCTCCTCGCTGCGCGATCCCTCCAGCGGCTTTCAAGCGGGCATCTACCGCGACGCCAACGGCAACACCGTGCTCGCCTACTCGGGCAGCAACGACTTGAAGGACTGGAAGACGAACTTCACGCAGGGGCTCGGATTCAACGACGCGCAGTACAACCAAGCCATCTCACTCGCCAAAGATGCGAAGGCGGCCTTCGGTGACGATCTGGTCATCACGGGCCATTCGCTCGGCGGAGGTTTGGCGGCCACCGGTGCGATTGCCACGGGGTCGCCCGCGGTCACCTTCAATGCCTCGGGCGTCAACGACAAGACGATTCAACGGCTCGATCTCGATCCGGACGCCGTCCGCCAGCAAGCCGAAAACGGACAGATCCGTCGCTACGCCGTCGACGGGGAAATTCTGACGAACCTGCAGGAAAAGAACATCGCTACCAGGGGCGTGATGCCGGATGCCCTCGGTCACAAGATCACCCTGCCAGATCCCAAGCCGCTCTCGGGCATCCAGAAGTGGATTCCGGGCGCCCGCACCAAGCATGGTATAGATTTACACTTGATTGGACCGGTCCAAGACTCCATCCGCAAGTACCCGCCATGGTGA
- a CDS encoding ankyrin repeat domain-containing protein, with translation MVIRISQFHLVWPSVLLSLAVLSCSACGKGAEGKKETASVENSVDATQVFTDPQAAQVAEAAAKGDTARIEQLIKAGANPNAVGDKGTSLLEWAMLTKNKASFETLLNAGADPTHTDEQGDTVMHYAAKANDAAYLDVLIAHRVDVNVPNPVSGATPLMGALMAEREVQFHKLLQAGANPNVTDRAGNSPLHVAAKINENQRVLDLLKAGADPLAKNRQNLTFQRYLTMTPSNILSADAKRQREEVVTWLREHHVAVEDAPTKKN, from the coding sequence ATGGTGATTCGTATCTCGCAGTTCCATTTGGTTTGGCCGTCGGTGTTGCTGTCCCTTGCCGTGCTGTCGTGCAGCGCGTGTGGGAAAGGCGCCGAGGGTAAGAAGGAAACCGCATCGGTGGAGAACTCGGTCGACGCGACGCAGGTGTTCACCGATCCGCAGGCCGCGCAAGTGGCCGAGGCTGCCGCCAAGGGGGACACCGCGCGGATCGAGCAGCTGATCAAGGCGGGCGCGAATCCGAATGCCGTCGGCGACAAGGGAACGAGCTTGCTCGAGTGGGCCATGCTCACCAAGAACAAGGCTTCGTTCGAAACGCTGCTGAACGCGGGCGCGGATCCCACGCACACCGACGAGCAGGGCGACACGGTGATGCACTACGCGGCCAAGGCGAACGATGCGGCGTACCTCGACGTTCTGATCGCGCACCGCGTGGATGTGAACGTGCCCAACCCGGTGAGTGGAGCGACGCCGCTGATGGGCGCCTTGATGGCGGAACGCGAAGTCCAGTTCCACAAATTGCTTCAGGCCGGTGCCAACCCCAACGTGACCGACCGGGCGGGCAACTCGCCCCTGCACGTGGCGGCGAAGATCAACGAGAACCAACGCGTGTTGGACTTGCTCAAGGCGGGGGCCGATCCGCTGGCAAAAAACCGGCAAAACCTGACGTTCCAGCGTTACCTCACCATGACACCTTCGAACATCTTGTCGGCCGATGCGAAGCGTCAACGCGAAGAGGTCGTGACCTGGCTGCGTGAACACCACGTGGCGGTGGAAGACGCGCCGACGAAAAAGAATTAA
- a CDS encoding metalloregulator ArsR/SmtB family transcription factor codes for MFRSMLSTFEIIAEPSRRLILDLLRADDRAVGELVSEVGLAQPAVSKHLRILREAGLVTAAVDAQRRLYRLRAEPLRELDDWVAPYRPHWEKHLDALERHLASMPDDALPMRKGRR; via the coding sequence ATGTTTAGGTCCATGCTGTCGACCTTCGAGATCATTGCCGAGCCGAGTCGCCGGCTCATTTTGGACCTTCTTCGTGCGGACGACCGGGCCGTGGGCGAGCTGGTGTCCGAGGTTGGACTGGCCCAGCCGGCCGTGTCGAAGCACCTGCGCATCCTGAGGGAGGCGGGGCTGGTCACCGCAGCGGTGGACGCGCAGCGGCGGCTGTACCGGCTGCGCGCCGAGCCGCTTCGGGAGCTCGACGATTGGGTGGCACCGTACCGGCCACACTGGGAGAAGCACCTGGACGCGCTCGAACGCCACCTCGCATCGATGCCGGACGACGCGCTTCCGATGCGAAAGGGGCGCCGATGA
- a CDS encoding ATP-dependent Clp protease proteolytic subunit gives MNVLERAHASGVMVPTVVETTHKGERHWSIFDRLLKDRIVFLGNEIDDMVANVVIAQFLFLESEDPDKEIMLYINSPGGVVYSGLAIHDTMQHVRAPVSTMCVGMAASAAAMLLSAGHKGHRSALPNSRILIHQPHGGARGQASDIEIQAREVRHLKDATTRIFAKATGKSPEQLNLDMDRDNYMSAATAKEYGLIDVILEPREKKPLAA, from the coding sequence ATGAATGTTCTGGAGCGGGCCCACGCCAGTGGCGTGATGGTGCCCACGGTGGTGGAAACGACGCACAAGGGCGAGCGTCACTGGAGTATTTTCGATCGGCTTTTGAAGGACCGCATCGTCTTTCTCGGCAACGAGATCGACGACATGGTGGCCAACGTCGTCATCGCGCAGTTTCTCTTCCTGGAGAGCGAAGATCCCGACAAGGAGATCATGCTCTACATCAATTCGCCCGGGGGCGTTGTCTACAGCGGGCTGGCCATCCACGATACGATGCAGCATGTCCGCGCGCCCGTCTCCACGATGTGCGTCGGCATGGCCGCATCCGCCGCGGCGATGCTCCTTTCCGCGGGCCACAAAGGCCACCGGTCGGCACTGCCCAATTCGCGCATTCTGATCCATCAGCCGCACGGCGGGGCCCGCGGCCAAGCCTCGGACATCGAGATTCAGGCACGCGAGGTGCGACACCTGAAAGATGCGACCACGCGCATCTTCGCCAAGGCCACGGGCAAATCGCCGGAGCAGCTGAATCTCGACATGGACCGCGACAATTACATGAGCGCGGCCACCGCCAAAGAGTACGGCCTGATCGACGTCATCCTCGAGCCGCGCGAGAAGAAGCCGCTCGCGGCGTGA
- a CDS encoding nitronate monooxygenase, producing MRSFSHLAARLGIRYPIIQAPMAGVSTPQLAAAVSNAGGLGSLGVGASTVPQARKAIEETRALTSQPFNVNVFCHEPARRDAAAEAAWLRHLAPLFHEFGAEAPASLDEIYTSFVEDDEMFELLLEQRPAVVSFHFGVLPAAKIDSLRKAGIYTLATATDLHEATQIEDAGIDAIVAQGIEAGGHRGTFDPEAVDERLPTWVLVRLLARRTKLPIIAAGGIMDGQGVKAALDLGAAAAQLGTAFISCPESAANENYRANLRGDGAAVTRLTSALSGRPARGMVNRLFTYGDAAGAPAPPAYPVAYDAAKRLHAAAAKLGRHDFAVQWAGQGAPLSRELPAAVLVERFVEEWQRAEG from the coding sequence ATGCGATCGTTCAGCCATCTCGCGGCACGGCTCGGTATCCGCTACCCGATCATCCAGGCGCCCATGGCTGGAGTGTCCACTCCGCAGCTGGCCGCCGCCGTCTCGAATGCTGGCGGCCTGGGTTCTCTCGGCGTGGGCGCGAGCACCGTCCCCCAAGCCCGCAAGGCCATCGAGGAAACCCGCGCCCTCACGAGCCAGCCTTTCAACGTGAATGTCTTCTGCCATGAGCCGGCCCGCCGAGACGCCGCCGCCGAAGCTGCTTGGCTGCGGCATCTCGCGCCGCTCTTCCACGAGTTCGGCGCGGAGGCGCCTGCCTCGCTCGACGAGATCTACACATCGTTCGTCGAGGACGACGAGATGTTCGAGTTGCTGCTCGAACAGCGTCCGGCGGTGGTGAGCTTTCACTTCGGTGTGCTACCCGCCGCCAAGATCGACTCCCTGCGGAAGGCGGGCATCTACACGTTGGCGACCGCCACCGATCTGCACGAGGCCACGCAGATCGAGGACGCGGGCATCGACGCCATCGTGGCACAAGGCATCGAGGCCGGTGGCCACCGTGGCACCTTCGACCCGGAGGCCGTCGATGAGCGCCTGCCCACCTGGGTGCTCGTCCGACTCTTGGCACGACGGACCAAGCTCCCAATCATCGCCGCCGGCGGCATCATGGATGGCCAGGGAGTCAAGGCCGCGCTGGATCTCGGCGCCGCGGCGGCGCAGCTCGGGACCGCCTTCATCTCGTGCCCGGAGTCCGCTGCGAACGAGAACTACCGCGCAAACCTGCGGGGCGACGGCGCCGCCGTCACGCGGCTGACGTCCGCGCTATCGGGCCGACCCGCGCGTGGCATGGTCAATCGGCTCTTCACCTACGGCGACGCGGCGGGCGCCCCTGCTCCGCCCGCGTATCCCGTGGCCTACGACGCCGCCAAGCGTCTCCATGCGGCCGCCGCGAAACTCGGCCGCCACGATTTCGCGGTGCAGTGGGCAGGCCAGGGAGCTCCACTCAGTCGCGAATTACCCGCGGCGGTGCTGGTCGAGCGATTCGTCGAGGAGTGGCAGCGCGCCGAAGGGTGA
- a CDS encoding LysR substrate-binding domain-containing protein translates to MDSESLRIFRVVATELSITQAAARLGRVPSNVTTRIQQLEADVGAELFVRTGKRMSLSTAGERFLGYAQRLLALEEEARHVVTGGDDGGVLRMGSMESTAASRLPMLLAAYHAHHPTTRLEVKTGPSRSLLQQVHGGQLDCAFLALPRAFDAAALEDMGLSAKAIWREELLLLLPASESAARSTTDVRTRSLAAFAQGCTYRSIAEERLGIADSAEWRIQEMGSYHAMIACVAAGACVTVLPRSVLDLAKVPSELKTLAAGHAHTSLVWRTDYDVPAFRNLLKYLRKK, encoded by the coding sequence ATGGATTCCGAGTCGCTCAGGATTTTTCGCGTCGTCGCGACGGAGTTGAGCATCACGCAGGCTGCGGCTCGGCTCGGGCGGGTCCCTTCCAACGTGACCACGCGCATTCAGCAGCTGGAAGCGGACGTGGGCGCAGAGCTGTTCGTGCGCACGGGTAAGCGCATGAGCCTGTCGACCGCCGGAGAACGCTTCCTTGGCTACGCGCAGCGATTGCTCGCGCTGGAGGAGGAGGCCCGGCACGTCGTAACCGGTGGCGACGACGGCGGGGTGCTGCGCATGGGTTCGATGGAAAGCACGGCCGCCAGCCGCCTGCCGATGCTTCTGGCCGCGTACCATGCCCACCATCCGACGACGCGCCTAGAGGTGAAAACCGGCCCTTCGCGCTCGCTGCTGCAGCAGGTGCATGGCGGGCAGTTGGACTGTGCGTTCCTCGCATTGCCCCGTGCCTTCGATGCCGCAGCTTTGGAAGACATGGGGCTATCCGCCAAGGCCATTTGGCGGGAGGAGCTGCTCCTCTTGTTGCCAGCAAGCGAATCGGCCGCGCGCAGCACGACGGACGTACGCACCCGTTCCCTGGCCGCGTTCGCCCAGGGCTGCACCTACCGTTCCATCGCAGAGGAGCGACTCGGCATCGCCGACAGCGCGGAATGGAGAATCCAGGAGATGGGCTCCTACCACGCCATGATCGCCTGCGTGGCCGCTGGTGCCTGCGTCACCGTGCTGCCGCGAAGCGTCCTCGATCTGGCCAAAGTGCCGTCCGAACTCAAGACCTTGGCCGCCGGGCATGCCCATACCAGCCTAGTGTGGCGGACCGACTACGACGTACCCGCATTCCGAAACCTCTTGAAATATCTGAGGAAGAAATGA